ccttcttgaaggcgccacCTTTGGAGCCTTGTGGTTGGTGGGCGCTTGTGGTTGGTTGGTGGCACCGGCGGTGTGGCCCTCTTCGTCCTGGCATGATGCTCCCCCTCTTCCGGTGCTGGACGTGTGCAGCGGCCTTGTTCTGCGCAAGAAGAGCCTCCGGTGACTTGTGGGGATGCGCTGACCCTCTCTATGTGGCCATCTCCGGCGGCGTCCACCCCACTTGGCGACGGTGCGGCGCCTTCGATCCAGGCGAGGAGGTTGTGGCCTCCTTTGAAGTTGGGTGTTGGATGCGATGTGCCGGGGTCCGTAGGTGCATGGCGACGGCATGCCCCGCCGATGCCGGTCCCTCTCTCCTTTGTGCCTGCGCGTTCTTGCTCCTCGTGCTACATTCTTGGTCGAGGACCTCGGCATCTTCGGCTTCACCCTTCATTGCTTATCTTCAGTTGCCGTGGTGTGTGAGGCTTAGTTTCATGTTGTCCGCCATTTTTGTATCTTTTGCcttgtattttcttcttttttgccTGAGGGCGTGTGCTTGTAATCCTGGCCGGTTGATGGCTTTGTTAATTCAAAGTCGGGCTAGGCTCGAGCCTCATCTCGGGCTCGGTTGATGCCTTTtctctaaaaaataaaaatggtgCATGAATGAATTCCTGAAAGGTCCTGAAGATGCTCCTGCCCCATCCCCACCGCTAAGTAAAatataataaaataaaatcttgAGTTAATAAGCGAGCAAATATGTTTCACATAATTTTTTGTGCATCAGTCCTTCAATATATGAAACTGAATCATAAATCATCTCCACTGGAAGGTTTTCTCTCTGAAGAACAGAAATTTCTCGTTTGTTAAATTCCCTAGTATTGGTTCCTCTTTGTCACTTTTCATTATATTATATGAAATAGCATTATAAATTTTCTCCAATGTAAGATCTTTTCTCTGAAGAAAAGAAGTATTTCATTTTAAAATGGGGTATTATTGGTATTTTTTTATCACTTGCACATCATGTTGATTCTTACATCCTTCAGTTGATGAAAgctttattctcctttttctccttccaTTGTCTCGAATATTCACTTGGAGCTACTGCTACACAGTCACCACATTCATGTTTGTTCTTCTTATCTCAACTTAGCTAGTCCATTGTCGTGGCATGCTAGATAGAAACAGATAGTCACCAAGAGAAGTGAAATAGATAGCATTAAGTCGACGTGATGCTGGTTGGAATGGATTCTATGGGCTTTTCTCAATTATTGCTAGTAAAAGACATCAAAGTTAGTGTGGAATAATAGGGATGTGAATTGCCTTTTTTAGTGGCAAGAATCAATAGTAACATAACAGAAAATATAGCACAAGCTCAGAATGATAGCCATTCTTGACACCTCATTTATACCTATACTTGTTCTGTTAGGATCAAATAAAATCTGATTTTAGGTTTATATGCTTGCTCTAGAATTGGTCCTGTACATGCAGTATTCCGTCACACGTGTGTGGATAGTACTGGAGCATCAAGTTCCACATTTGCTCAACCGGGTGTGATCTTCTGCATTATTAGGCATAGTTAATTAGAACTGACATTCCTTATCGTAGATACGGCTTGGGGCTTCAGAATCAGGTAGAGAAGAGGGTGACGTGTTGTCCCTGGGACAATGGTATAACAGGAATTCTGTCATGGAGCAGTTAGACCAATGACCTCAACTTGTCCAACTAAACTGTATCCATTCTTGGCCTGGAAGTACTTTCGCTAACCTGGCTAAAAACAGATTATATATAAGGTGGTATATATCCAGTCTGTATTATCCTGGAAGAGTGGAACAATAACCATGTACAATCGAAAATTGTTCTTTTCCTTTGGTCTAAAATTGTTTATTTCTACCTTACAAAAGCTGCTGTTAGTTACATACTCAAATTACAGCTGCACCTTTTTGTTTTTATTATGTGACACACGTACCCAAAGACCTCACAGGTCCTGAAACCATCGATGTCTCTAGCAATGACCTGTTCCTTGCCCATTAGAATTATTACCCAACAGTGCGAATCAGACCTGGAGATGTATAGTCATTTTCATGTTGAAGTGTGAAatgttagttgcatcagttttgTGGAACTATGTTCTTATGAGACAGATAACTTTTGGCTCAAGTTGTACTGATAGAAAAAAAGGGGGTTATAATTATGAATTCTGATTTAATTCCTCCTTCCTTAGATTTATTTGAGCTGTCAATGGTGAACTCCCTTGTTTGAAGTGTTATTTAAAGAAATTCTTTTTCTTGACTAAAAATGTGTTTTGAAACTAGTGTAGAACACTTCCATTTATCCATCAAcattttttgcttttcactttcagTGGTATGCCATGTTGTCCTGAAATCCCATATTACTCCACTCTTGGCATTTGCTTCTGGATGCATCAAAGTTGAAAATATTATAATCAGTATGCAACAAAAACCAATAACAGTGCATGTTAAATTTCCTAAGCACAAGAATGCGCGCAAGTGCACTTCCCTCCACCCCATGTCTCAAAAGATGTTGCCAAGGCAGGCACAGATGCAGGTTAAAGGAAGCATTCAAACTCCTTATAATTCTTTTTCCCTTTAATGgctttctcttcttttcttttctttaacTCCCCTCTTCTTTCTAGTTTTACGTGATTCCCTTGTTCTTTGCGGGCCAAAGCGCACCAAGAATCAAAGGCACAAGGATAGCTCACCCTTGGTTTCAGCATCCCCTCCAAACGCTCTATAAATACCACTGCACATACGCAccttgctgcatcaccatttcaccTCACAACACTTCTCATCTTGGAGCTCAGCAGCACAGCATCCAAGCTTTTTCTTCGGTAACTTAGCTTCTTCTGCCAGTCTGTCCATCCAGTATCCAAACACCTCACCTCATGTTTTTTGTTGGATTATGTTTCTTGACTGGGTTTTGCTCaagtgttttttttttttgctgttcAGTTTGATCATACCACCTTGTATCTGACTATCCATTTGGCACCGCAGGCAAGATGAACAGGAAGCCAGGAGACTGGGACTGCAGGTCGTGCCAGCACCTCAACTTCAGTCGCCGGGACCTATGCCAGCGCTGCGGTGAGCCACGTAGTGCCGCTGACCGTGGCAGCGTCGGTGGTGCTCTTGGTGGTGACTACGCCAACTTTGGCGGCCGTGGCGGGGGTGGTTCCTCATTTGGTGCCGGCTTTGGTGCCGGCTCTGACGTCCGCCCGGGTGACTGGTACTGCACCTGTGGAGCGCACAACTTCGCCAGCCGCTCCAGCTGCTTCAAGTGTGCTGCTTTCAAGGAGGAAGCTGCCGTCAATGGTGGCGCTGGTGGCTTTGATGGTGACATGTCACGCTCAAGGGGCTTTGGCTTTGGCGCTGTCGGTGGCATGGGTGGCGGCATGGGAGCCGGCGCAGCCGGTGGTCGTGCCAGTCGCCCTGGCTGGAAGTCTGGCGACTGGATTTGCACCAGGTGCGTGTTGCTTAAACACTGTCCCATCCTGTCCTTTCATTTGGTAGCTTCATGTAGTTACGACTTAATATTAGACTATGCATAGACAGTAGAAAATTAATTTTACTACTCCTTGTGTCTGGATATACTTCACATGGTACGGACACCTTACAATAGTAACGTTAAACTATCGTTGCTTCGAGTAGTATATATCTTCTGTTCCTGCCATTGCTCCCTGTTTCCGGGTCCCTTTTTTTCCTGATAAAAAGAAGATATCAATGCACGAGAAAACAAGTAGCAATAGACAGAAGAAAAAACTGATCATGCTTGCATGCGAACAAAGTAGGTAGGGTCTTTCCCGGTAGGTGCCACTCACGACATGAGTGTGTGTCGTTTAATTAGTAGATAAGCAAGTAGATGTAGGGCGTCTTTATGTACAAGACCGTACCATGCATGTTGTTTCATATTTTGCTTTGTGCTAAAGCTGTTGTATTTCTGCTCTGTGTAGGTCTGGATGCAACGAGCACAACTTCGCCAGCAGGCAGGAGTGCTTCAGGTGCAACGCGCCGAGGGACTCCGGTAGCGCCACACCATACGAAAATTTCTTGTAAACTATCAGATCCTGCTCCCCTTGACTCGGCGTTAGATGCCCCTGTCTCTAACCCCATGTATCTTGTGCATCTATCTGCAGGCACTGAGGTGTAGGAAGCCCGTGACGGCGGCGACGAGCAGAAGCAGAGTGTCcgtgtcctcgtcatcatcataagaagaagaaagtggaATGCAAAGAAATCCTCCTCGAGTGCATGCTTACTAGTTTTGTCTCTTCCCGTTTTAGATTTGGTTGTCATTTCCCATTTGGGACAGAGTCCGTCCGTCTGTCTGATCGATGATGACTAGCTATGTTTACCGTTTTATTATTTCCGTTCCTTTTATCAAGTTTGCAGTTCGAGTTATGTAACCCAAAAGATGTACGCTTGCTTCAGAAGTATTATTGACTAGTAGTACTGTTGCTTCTTAAATTCCTGTTAAGCTGAGATTTGATGATGTGCGCATGTGCATTGCCCAACTCCCAGCACGTTTCACATGTTATTTTTCCGTTggagaagcaaatatttttaactTAAACTGGTGGTCATCTAGGAACAATGTTTGTTAGTCTACCGAAAAAAAAAACTACTCCCTGTAATCCATATTTATTGGTGATGGTTTAGTACAAAGTTAAACCTAACTAGGAGGGAGTAACAAAATCAATCAACCTGAGAGTAGAACGCAGCACGTGTATGCAAGTTACAGCGCCGCGTTTCCCTCGAAAAAAAAAGTTACAGCGCCGCGCTAACTTAATTTGTGCATGCACCTTCCACCGTTTCTAAGCAGAACCGCGCGCTAGCACGTGCAGAACACACTCCTCGCGGCGACACGAAAACCTGCACGCGACCCAACGACAAGCTAAAGACACACCGTAGTTCATCGGATGCCCTTGTCGTCTTTTACCATGGCCAACGCCATATCCCATATGAACCTGCATGCATGTGCCGCCCGGCCAGGTGAGATAGATGCCGGTCAAAAGCGTCGCTCGTCCAGGAAAATTTCCGGCCTCACGGCAGGCGGCGTCGGCACCTGCCAGCGGATTGGCTATATCAAATCCCTCCCGGCGAGATTCCCCCATTCTTCGGTTATCTCGCCCTCGCCTCGCTTTATACATGGCATCAGCTTTGGTTCGCCGCTTTCCTTCTTTCTTTAAAACAATTCCTTATTTAATATTATCTTaaattttatttctttatttaatattttcttttttttccttcacCTAAGAACGAGTCTAAATTTTATGTCTTTTATAATACTTTTATTCATTTTAAGCCTAAATGAGTTAGGAAAAGATCTTTTTATCCCTCATGTGGTATGTATGTGTACggaacaataacatacacaaagCATCAATGCGGGATAATAGCGCGTATATAATGACAATAGCGCACACACGTAACAAGACATATACACACGGTAGCACACACGCACACATCACACACATGTAACaaaacacacacgcacacacatcaGCCAGCACACATGCGGCGCACACGCGCACGCAGCACACACACGCAACATCACACACACAGATACAACAACACACACGCGCGCACTCACACACAGGTAGCAGCACATAGAGCAGCAGCATCCATGCCCGTGCGCACTTGGAGCAGCGCACACATACAACAACAGTAGCATACATGTGCGCACACAAAGACACGCAGCAACACGCACACGGGCGTATCACATGAGGAATAAAAGAATATTTTCAGATGTTATTTGACTTAAAATGAACAATATTATGGAAGACATAAAATTTAGACTCATTGTTATATAGAAAAGAAATCATTTATCA
This genomic stretch from Hordeum vulgare subsp. vulgare chromosome 6H, MorexV3_pseudomolecules_assembly, whole genome shotgun sequence harbors:
- the LOC123403388 gene encoding RNA-binding protein cabeza isoform X1; this encodes MNRKPGDWDCRSCQHLNFSRRDLCQRCGEPRSAADRGSVGGALGGDYANFGGRGGGGSSFGAGFGAGSDVRPGDWYCTCGAHNFASRSSCFKCAAFKEEAAVNGGAGGFDGDMSRSRGFGFGAVGGMGGGMGAGAAGGRASRPGWKSGDWICTRSGCNEHNFASRQECFRCNAPRDSGSATPYENFLH
- the LOC123403388 gene encoding RNA-binding protein cabeza isoform X2, with the protein product MNRKPGDWDCRSCQHLNFSRRDLCQRCGEPRSAADRGSVGGALGGDYANFGGRGGGGSSFGAGFGAGSDVRPGDWYCTCGAHNFASRSSCFKCAAFKEEAAVNGGAGGFDGDMSRSRGFGFGAVGGMGGGMGAGAAGGRASRPGWKSGDWICTRSGCNEHNFASRQECFRCNAPRDSGTEV